One Solidesulfovibrio fructosivorans JJ] genomic window carries:
- a CDS encoding DUF4405 domain-containing protein, which yields MIRKATSLVALLAFILTILTSLILYIAPQGRVAYWSDWTLWGLDKTQWGNLHVNLGTLFLAALALHAYYNWKAVTAYLSRAHKLVIVTPASVTALAIVLIVGLGTLAMLPPFSTFLAGSDYFKERAANLYGEPPYGHAELSPLASLAPKIGLTPQAVVTGLKKAGYDAAAPDATLLSLSRRYGVSPQKLYQAFAPETGQELPELPPPGTGNRSLSDLCKTYGLDTARIVAGLKERGIAATPDATIRAIAEKNGQGPLEVYAAIRQAAVATRP from the coding sequence ATGATCCGTAAAGCAACATCCCTCGTCGCGCTACTGGCATTTATCCTGACCATCCTCACCAGTCTCATCCTCTACATCGCCCCCCAGGGACGGGTCGCCTACTGGTCGGACTGGACATTGTGGGGTCTGGACAAGACGCAATGGGGCAACCTGCACGTCAACCTGGGAACATTGTTCCTGGCCGCCCTGGCGCTGCATGCCTATTACAATTGGAAAGCCGTCACGGCCTACCTGAGCCGTGCCCACAAGCTCGTGATCGTCACTCCCGCGTCCGTCACCGCCCTGGCCATCGTGCTGATCGTGGGCCTGGGGACCTTGGCCATGTTGCCGCCCTTCTCGACCTTCCTGGCCGGAAGCGACTATTTCAAGGAACGCGCGGCGAACCTGTACGGCGAACCGCCTTACGGCCATGCCGAACTCTCCCCCCTGGCCTCGCTGGCGCCGAAAATCGGCCTGACGCCCCAGGCCGTCGTTACGGGGCTCAAAAAGGCCGGCTACGACGCGGCCGCGCCGGACGCCACGCTGCTTTCCCTGTCGCGGCGCTACGGCGTCTCGCCGCAAAAGCTCTACCAGGCCTTCGCGCCCGAAACGGGCCAGGAACTGCCGGAGCTGCCGCCGCCCGGCACCGGCAACCGCAGCCTGTCCGACCTGTGCAAGACCTACGGCCTCGACACGGCGCGCATCGTGGCCGGGCTTAAGGAACGCGGCATCGCGGCCACGCCTGACGCCACCATCAGGGCCATCGCCGAGAAAAACGGCCAGGGTCCGCTCGAGGTCTACGCCGCCATCCGGCAGGCCGCCGTCGCAACCCGGCCGTAG